The Flavobacterium commune genome contains a region encoding:
- the ychF gene encoding redox-regulated ATPase YchF produces the protein MKAGIVGLPNVGKSTLFNCLSNAKAQSANFPFCTIEPNIGVVNVPDPRINKLEELVKPERVQMATVDIVDIAGLVKGASKGEGLGNQFLGNIRECNAIIHVLRCFDNDNIVHVDGNVNPIRDKETIDIELQLKDLETVEKRLEKVNRAAKTGNKEAQAEKALLDRIRETLLQGKSARTVVPQNNDEEELMEDFQLITTKPVLYVCNVDESSAVSGNQYVEQVREMVKDENAEVIVLSVGAEADITELESYEERQMFLQDLGLTEPGSSVLIRAAYKLLNLQTYFTAGVKEVRAWTIKIGDTAPKAAGVIHTDFEKGFIRAEVIAFGDYETYGSESKVKEAGKLRVEGKEYVVKDGDVMHFRFNV, from the coding sequence ATGAAAGCAGGAATTGTAGGATTACCAAATGTAGGGAAATCAACTTTATTTAATTGTTTGTCTAACGCTAAGGCGCAAAGTGCCAACTTTCCGTTTTGTACTATCGAACCTAATATTGGTGTGGTAAACGTACCGGATCCTCGTATTAATAAATTAGAAGAATTAGTAAAACCGGAGCGTGTTCAAATGGCAACTGTTGATATTGTTGATATTGCAGGTTTGGTAAAAGGAGCCAGTAAAGGTGAAGGGCTTGGAAATCAATTTTTGGGTAATATCAGAGAATGTAACGCGATTATTCACGTTTTGCGTTGTTTTGATAATGATAATATTGTTCACGTAGACGGAAATGTAAATCCAATTCGTGATAAAGAAACAATAGACATCGAATTGCAGTTGAAGGATTTAGAAACGGTTGAAAAACGTTTGGAAAAAGTAAATCGTGCTGCTAAAACAGGAAATAAAGAAGCGCAGGCTGAAAAAGCACTTTTAGATAGAATTCGTGAAACTTTATTACAAGGTAAATCAGCTCGTACGGTAGTTCCTCAAAATAATGATGAAGAAGAATTGATGGAGGATTTTCAGTTGATTACTACTAAGCCGGTTTTGTATGTATGTAATGTTGATGAGTCATCGGCGGTAAGTGGTAATCAGTATGTTGAGCAGGTGCGCGAAATGGTAAAAGATGAAAATGCTGAAGTTATTGTGCTTTCAGTTGGTGCTGAGGCTGATATTACCGAATTAGAAAGTTATGAAGAGCGTCAGATGTTTTTACAGGATTTAGGTTTAACTGAGCCTGGTTCTTCTGTTTTAATTCGTGCCGCTTATAAATTATTGAATTTACAGACTTACTTTACTGCAGGAGTAAAAGAAGTTCGTGCCTGGACTATAAAAATTGGCGATACAGCTCCAAAAGCGGCTGGAGTAATCCATACTGATTTTGAAAAAGGATTTATTCGTGCAGAGGTAATTGCATTTGGTGATTATGAAACTTATGGTTCTGAATCTAAAGTTAAAGAAGCAGGAAAATTACGTGTAGAAGGAAAAGAATATGTTGTTAAAGATGGAGATGTAATGCACTTTAGGTTTAATGTGTAG
- a CDS encoding NADPH-dependent FMN reductase — MKIIAFGASPSKNSINKKLATYASSLFVNAEVEVLDLNDYQMPLFSVDVEAEIGQHELAKAFLVKIESADFVVISLAENNGNYSAAFKNLYDWCSRINGKVFQGKSLLLLATSPGARGGASVLEIAKNAFPRYGADIKAVFSLPSFNDNFDVENGKISNEEFDNQLKEIVKNIQFQNP, encoded by the coding sequence ATGAAAATTATAGCCTTTGGCGCAAGCCCCAGTAAAAATTCTATCAATAAGAAGTTAGCGACTTATGCTTCGTCACTTTTTGTAAATGCTGAAGTAGAAGTGTTGGATTTGAATGATTATCAAATGCCACTTTTTAGCGTTGATGTCGAAGCAGAAATAGGTCAGCATGAATTGGCGAAAGCTTTTTTGGTAAAAATAGAATCTGCTGATTTTGTAGTCATTTCTTTGGCAGAAAATAATGGAAATTATTCAGCTGCTTTCAAGAATTTATACGATTGGTGTTCCCGAATTAACGGAAAAGTTTTTCAGGGAAAATCACTGTTGCTTTTGGCTACTTCGCCGGGAGCCAGAGGAGGTGCATCAGTATTAGAAATTGCCAAAAATGCTTTTCCACGTTATGGTGCCGATATAAAAGCTGTTTTTTCATTGCCAAGTTTCAATGATAATTTTGATGTTGAAAACGGAAAGATTTCTAATGAGGAATTTGATAATCAATTAAAGGAAATTGTTAAGAATATTCAATTCCAGAATCCATAG
- a CDS encoding 4Fe-4S dicluster domain-containing protein: MAIIITDECINCGACEPECPNTAIYEGADDWRYKDGTTLKGKVVLPDGTEVDADEAQTPISDEVYYIVPGKCTECKGFHDEPQCAAVCPVDCCVPDENHVEDEETLLNRQAFLHNE; encoded by the coding sequence ATGGCAATTATCATAACAGACGAATGTATCAACTGTGGTGCATGTGAACCAGAATGTCCAAATACAGCAATCTATGAAGGAGCTGACGATTGGAGATATAAAGATGGTACAACATTAAAAGGAAAAGTAGTGCTTCCTGACGGAACTGAAGTAGATGCTGATGAGGCACAAACTCCAATTTCGGATGAGGTATATTACATCGTTCCGGGTAAATGTACAGAGTGTAAAGGGTTTCATGATGAGCCTCAATGTGCTGCTGTATGTCCTGTGGATTGTTGTGTTCCGGATGAGAATCATGTAGAGGATGAAGAAACCTTGTTGAACAGACAGGCTTTCTTGCATAATGAATAG
- a CDS encoding class I SAM-dependent DNA methyltransferase has product MTNLYPDKMAEIYDAMYQSFINYDKEYTFYNNLLQKNNPKSILEIGSGTGNLAQRFIENKQNYTGLDYSKSMISISQKRNPNCEFIHADMRDFNLEKKVDAIIITSRSTSYLISNNDINDTFSCLYNNLNTEGIIIFDFIDANRFIPHIKENTAIIHSAQHKGINYSRKSSWEVSMHDNFLLEWTAKYYSDEIDNTKIIANDYATVRVFTLNEMQLFLYLNHFEIIEIIDRKTYAYDTFVIVAQKKS; this is encoded by the coding sequence ATGACTAATCTTTATCCAGATAAAATGGCCGAAATATATGATGCCATGTACCAAAGCTTCATAAACTATGATAAAGAATATACTTTTTACAATAATTTACTCCAAAAAAACAATCCCAAAAGCATTTTAGAAATAGGCAGCGGAACAGGAAATCTGGCTCAACGTTTTATAGAAAATAAACAAAACTACACCGGTCTTGATTACAGCAAAAGCATGATTAGTATCTCGCAAAAAAGAAATCCAAACTGCGAATTTATTCACGCTGACATGCGTGATTTTAACCTCGAAAAAAAAGTAGATGCCATAATCATCACCAGTCGTTCTACGAGTTACCTAATTTCAAATAACGACATCAACGACACTTTTAGCTGTTTGTACAACAACCTTAATACCGAAGGAATTATTATTTTTGACTTCATAGACGCAAACCGATTCATTCCTCATATCAAAGAAAACACAGCCATTATTCATTCAGCCCAACATAAAGGCATTAATTATAGCCGAAAAAGCAGTTGGGAAGTAAGTATGCACGATAATTTTTTGCTCGAATGGACTGCTAAATATTACAGTGACGAAATTGACAATACTAAAATAATTGCAAACGACTATGCTACCGTAAGAGTTTTTACATTAAACGAAATGCAATTATTTCTCTATCTCAACCATTTTGAAATTATCGAAATTATCGACCGAAAAACCTATGCTTACGACACTTTTGTAATTGTAGCACAAAAAAAATCCTGA
- a CDS encoding PAS domain S-box protein, which translates to MVNKLKASVELTLLVFIMTLFIIGIGIYGILEIRQLNNSSKELYNDRMLPMDQLADIRFHTSSIIATAHQVDNNTISYSEALQKLTQAQDSIKVNWENYRFTYFTDKEKKLVSKMTVNINQTNNTIEKLKLILKKEDSSLLHSILKNQLYSELNSVIISATNLLHLQVEIGKKINKNNDKVYSSYSQKFLWILFITFLFVLPFTYYLIKKNSTIISSLNLNAVKLFLSEKNYRNLIEYAGEAILILNEATEIIDLNDAACVLLGYTREELLKMRISNLVSPEDVEKQKEDINSVIKNKFAIINRKIRRKDGVFIETEISNRLMEGKGFFAIVHDITARKKTEEAIKKSEEKYRYLFDNNPAYIIIWDIETLAILEINNAVLNKYGYTKEEWERMSVLDYRPQEDYNDIKDFAQYMMINEESISKRNWRHCKKNGEEMIMEIASHKIKYNNRKAVLSLAKDITAQAKAEAQLIEREAQLDLFIEHSPASLAMFDTNMCYLATSRRWMVDYNLLGQDIIGKSHYEVFPEIGQEWKDIHQRCLQGAIEKREEDSFLRANGTVDWMKWEIRPWYKSSNELGGIIMFTEVITERKKATELFKKQFENSPDIILYVNQFYKIEAINRVHPKVGTKEDVVGMDCIDILPEESRKDAKEAIVKCFATGESQEIENALNHQRWVRSRIVPLVVNNEVTHVMIFATDLSERKQAELKLKQSEEKHRVLTENISDAILLLDENAKIVYQSPSAEKISGYSYEEARDRCFTEFLTLEEITRGKLFVEEVMKSPNEPKQNQFRLIHKNGQEIWVEGTALNLLEKDSVNAIIVNYRDISKRKELEVQQALTASIVNSSDDAIISTTLDNVITSWNKGAEKILGYSAEEMIGGTILKFIPEYLKGEEKEISAQIVIGQAVDHFETIRQKKNGELIYVSLTISPIYDKLGNVVGASKIMRDITESKTFENELIRYNTELKKTNAELDRFVYSVSHDLRAPLKSMLGLIYITTEDVRENEMLDNSLPIIERLDLLDKSVAKLDGFIEDILDYSRNARLELVYEEIDFESLVHEVKSQLKFTDESQIDFSVSVKSKQQFSSDCQRLKVVLNNIISNAYKYSDTAKEKSFINVAFSPDTTKATIIIEDNGIGIVESDREKIFDMFYRATTVSTGSGLGLYIAKETIDKLGGKISVESEYGKKSKFYIEIPNKINLLN; encoded by the coding sequence ATGGTAAATAAGTTAAAAGCATCTGTAGAATTAACACTGTTAGTATTTATCATGACCTTATTTATTATAGGAATTGGTATTTATGGTATTTTAGAAATAAGACAATTAAATAATAGTTCGAAAGAATTATACAACGACAGAATGCTACCAATGGATCAATTGGCAGATATTCGTTTTCATACTTCTAGTATAATTGCTACTGCACATCAGGTTGATAATAATACGATTTCTTATAGTGAAGCATTGCAAAAGCTAACTCAGGCTCAGGATAGCATTAAAGTAAATTGGGAAAATTATAGATTCACTTATTTTACAGATAAAGAAAAGAAGTTGGTTTCTAAAATGACTGTTAATATTAATCAGACCAATAATACAATTGAAAAATTAAAATTAATATTAAAAAAAGAGGATAGCAGTTTACTTCATTCTATTCTCAAAAATCAATTGTACTCTGAATTAAATTCAGTAATAATTAGTGCCACTAATTTACTTCATTTACAAGTTGAAATTGGAAAAAAAATTAATAAAAACAACGACAAAGTTTACAGTAGTTATAGCCAAAAATTTTTGTGGATTCTATTTATAACCTTTCTCTTTGTTCTTCCGTTTACCTATTATCTTATAAAGAAGAACAGTACTATTATAAGTAGCTTAAATCTCAATGCGGTCAAGCTTTTTCTTTCTGAAAAAAATTACCGGAATCTGATTGAATATGCTGGAGAAGCTATTTTAATTTTGAATGAAGCAACAGAAATTATTGACTTAAATGATGCTGCTTGTGTTTTATTAGGATATACACGAGAGGAGTTGCTTAAGATGAGGATTTCAAATTTAGTGTCTCCAGAAGATGTTGAGAAACAAAAAGAAGATATCAATTCTGTTATAAAGAACAAATTTGCAATAATCAATAGAAAAATAAGAAGAAAAGATGGTGTTTTTATTGAAACCGAAATCAGTAATAGATTGATGGAGGGTAAAGGTTTTTTTGCTATTGTTCATGATATTACCGCACGTAAAAAAACAGAAGAAGCAATAAAGAAATCAGAAGAAAAATACAGGTATTTGTTTGATAATAATCCTGCTTATATTATTATTTGGGATATAGAAACATTGGCTATTTTAGAAATAAACAATGCTGTTTTAAATAAGTATGGTTATACTAAAGAAGAATGGGAAAGAATGTCGGTTTTAGATTATCGTCCTCAAGAAGATTATAATGACATAAAAGATTTTGCTCAATATATGATGATCAATGAAGAGTCTATTTCTAAAAGAAATTGGCGTCATTGTAAGAAAAACGGAGAGGAAATGATTATGGAGATAGCTTCTCATAAGATTAAGTATAATAACCGGAAAGCTGTGCTTTCTTTGGCAAAAGATATCACTGCTCAAGCAAAAGCAGAAGCTCAATTAATTGAAAGGGAAGCTCAATTGGATTTGTTTATTGAACACAGTCCGGCATCTTTAGCAATGTTTGATACTAATATGTGTTATTTAGCAACAAGTCGTCGTTGGATGGTAGATTACAATCTTTTAGGTCAAGATATTATTGGAAAAAGCCATTATGAAGTTTTTCCGGAAATTGGTCAGGAATGGAAAGATATTCATCAGCGATGCTTGCAGGGAGCGATTGAAAAAAGAGAGGAAGATTCTTTTTTGAGAGCCAATGGAACTGTGGATTGGATGAAATGGGAAATACGTCCTTGGTACAAATCGTCTAACGAATTAGGTGGTATTATTATGTTTACTGAAGTGATAACCGAACGTAAGAAAGCTACTGAATTGTTTAAAAAACAATTTGAAAATTCTCCCGATATTATTTTATATGTAAATCAATTTTATAAAATTGAAGCTATTAATAGGGTGCATCCAAAGGTAGGGACAAAGGAAGATGTTGTAGGTATGGATTGCATTGATATTTTACCGGAAGAAAGTCGTAAAGATGCAAAAGAGGCTATAGTGAAATGTTTTGCTACTGGGGAAAGTCAGGAAATTGAAAACGCATTAAACCACCAACGTTGGGTACGTTCAAGAATAGTTCCTTTGGTTGTTAATAATGAGGTTACTCATGTAATGATTTTTGCAACTGATTTGTCAGAACGAAAACAAGCTGAACTTAAACTTAAACAGAGTGAGGAGAAACATCGGGTTTTGACAGAAAATATAAGTGATGCCATTCTGCTTTTAGATGAAAATGCTAAAATTGTTTATCAAAGTCCTTCGGCTGAGAAAATATCAGGTTATAGCTATGAAGAGGCTAGAGATAGATGTTTCACTGAATTTTTAACCTTGGAAGAAATAACACGAGGGAAACTTTTTGTAGAAGAAGTGATGAAATCTCCTAATGAGCCAAAACAAAATCAATTTAGACTTATTCATAAAAACGGACAAGAAATTTGGGTAGAGGGAACAGCTTTGAATTTACTGGAAAAAGATAGTGTAAATGCAATAATTGTAAACTATAGGGATATTTCTAAAAGAAAAGAATTAGAAGTTCAACAGGCTTTAACAGCTTCTATAGTTAATTCATCTGATGATGCTATTATTAGTACAACATTGGATAATGTTATTACTTCCTGGAACAAAGGGGCAGAAAAAATATTGGGTTATTCAGCAGAGGAAATGATAGGAGGTACTATTTTAAAGTTTATTCCGGAGTATTTAAAAGGAGAGGAAAAAGAAATTTCGGCTCAAATAGTTATTGGACAAGCTGTTGATCATTTTGAAACGATAAGACAAAAGAAAAACGGAGAACTTATTTATGTTTCATTGACTATTTCGCCTATTTATGACAAATTAGGCAATGTGGTAGGAGCCTCAAAGATTATGAGGGATATTACTGAGAGTAAGACATTTGAAAATGAATTAATTCGTTATAATACCGAATTAAAAAAAACAAACGCCGAATTAGACCGATTTGTATATAGTGTTTCGCATGATCTAAGAGCGCCTCTTAAATCGATGTTGGGACTTATTTATATAACAACTGAGGATGTTAGAGAAAATGAAATGCTCGATAATAGTTTACCAATTATAGAAAGATTGGATTTATTGGATAAAAGCGTTGCTAAACTAGATGGTTTTATTGAAGATATACTTGATTATTCCAGAAATGCCCGTTTGGAATTAGTCTATGAGGAAATTGATTTTGAAAGCTTAGTTCATGAGGTAAAAAGCCAACTTAAGTTTACAGATGAAAGTCAAATTGATTTTAGTGTTTCAGTAAAATCCAAACAGCAATTTTCGTCGGATTGTCAAAGATTGAAGGTCGTTTTAAATAATATTATTTCAAATGCTTATAAATATTCAGATACCGCAAAAGAAAAATCTTTTATAAATGTTGCTTTTTCTCCTGATACAACTAAGGCAACTATTATTATTGAGGATAATGGAATAGGTATTGTAGAAAGTGATCGAGAAAAAATATTTGATATGTTTTATCGTGCTACTACAGTTTCAACTGGTTCGGGTCTTGGGTTATATATTGCTAAAGAAACAATAGATAAACTTGGTGGTAAAATTAGTGTTGAATCTGAGTATGGAAAAAAATCAAAATTTTATATTGAAATACCTAATAAAATCAATCTGTTAAACTGA